The following coding sequences are from one Apus apus isolate bApuApu2 chromosome 28, bApuApu2.pri.cur, whole genome shotgun sequence window:
- the AQP2 gene encoding aquaporin-2, whose product MMWELRSVAFTRAVFAEFLATLVFILFGLGSALNWPSAASPSILQIALAFGLAIGTLVQALGHISGAHINPAVTVACLIGSQVSFLRAVFYVVAQLLGGVVGAAILHEITPADSREGLAINKLHNETTTGQAVTVELFLTFQLVLCIFASTDDRREDNLGSPALSIGLSVAVGHLLGIRYTGCSMNPARSFAPAVIVGDFSDHWVFWVGPLVGAAAASIIYNYILFPQAKTFSERLAIFKGLEPEEDWAEREVRRRQSVELHSPQTLPRGMSEKV is encoded by the exons ATGATGTGGGAACTGAGATCCGTAGCCTTCACCCGGGCTGTCTTTGCAGAATTTCTGGCGACTTTGGTCTTCATCCTCTTTggcctgggctctgctctgaACTGGCCCTCAGCTGCCTCCCCGAGCATCCTTCAGATCGCCCTGGCTTTTGGCCTGGCCATCGGCACGCTGGTCCAAGCCCTGGGGCACATCAGTGGAGCCCACATCAACCCAGCAGTGACAGTGGCTTGTCTCATCGGCTCCCAGGTCTCCTTCCTCCGTGCTGTCTTCTACGTGGTGGCCCAGCTCCTGGGGGGTGTCGTGGGGGCTGCCATCTTACATGAGATCACCCCGGCAGACTCCCGGGAAGGTCTGGCCATCAACAAG CTGCACAATGAGACCACGACAGGGCAGGCAGTGACTGTCGAGCTCTTCCTCACCTTCCAGCTGGTCCTGTGCATCTTTGCTTCTACTGATGATCGTCGGGAGGACAACCTGGGCTCTCCTGCCCTGTCCATTGGCCTTTCTGTTGCTGTGGGGCATCTCCTTGGG ATCCGTTACACCGGCTGCTCCATGAACCCAGCCAGATCTTTTGCTCCTGCTGTGATAGTTGGAGACTTCAGTGACCACTGG GTCTTCTGGGTGGGCCCCCTGgttggggcagcagcagcctccatcATCTACAATTACATCCTCTTCCCACAAGCCAAAACCTTCTCGGAGAGACTCGCCATCTTCAAAGGCTTGGAGCCCGAGGAGGACTGGGCAGAGCGGGAGGTTCGGCGGCGACAGTCGGTGGAACTTCACTCCCCACAGACCCTGCCAAGGGGGATGTCTGAGAAGGTGTAG
- the AQP5 gene encoding aquaporin-5 yields MKREILTLAFARSVFVEFISTLIFVFIGLGSALKWPSALPSILQISLAFGLAIGTLVQAFGHISGAHINPAVTIAFFVGNQISFLRTLFYVIAQLVGAIAGAGILYGVTPANTRGNLAINALNNNTTPGQALVVEIILTFQLAACIFASTDNRRNGNVGSPALSIGLSVAVGHLVGIYFTGCSMNPARSFGPAVIVQRFSPAHWVFWVGPILGACLAALLYFYILVPYCMNMSDRVAIIKGTYESEEEWEEQREERKKSMELTPP; encoded by the exons ATGAAGAGGGAAATACTGACTCTGGCCTTTGCTCGCTCCGTCTTTGTTGAGTTTATCTCCACACTCATCTTCGTCTTCATCGGCCTGGGCTCAGCCTTGAAGTGGCCGTCAGCGCTGCCCAGCATCCTGCAGATCTCTCTGGCCTTCGGCCTGGCCATCGGGACGCTGGTGCAGGCGTTTGGCCACATCAGCGGCGCCCACATCAACCCGGCCGTGACCATCGCCTTCTTCGTGGGGAACCAGATCTCCTTCCTCCGGACGCTCTTCTACGTGATCGCCCAGCTGGTCGGGGCCATCGCCGGGGCCGGCATCCTCTACGGGGTGACGCCAGCCAACACCCGTGGCAACCTGGCCATCAACGCG CTCAACAACAACACTACTCCAGGCCAGGCTCTCGTGGTGGAAATCATACTCACCTTCCAGCTGGCTGCATGCATCTTTGCATCCACAGACAACCGGAGGAACGGCAACGTGGGCTCCCCAGCACTGTCCATCGGCCTCTCTGTCGCCGTGGGCCACTTGGTGGGG ATCTACTTCACTGGCTGCTCCATGAATCCCGCCCGGTCCTTCGGGCCCGCGGTCATCGTGCAGAGGTTCAGCCCCGCACACTGG gtgTTCTGGGTTGGACCCATCCTCGGGGCTTgcttggctgctctgctctaCTTCTACATCCTTGTACCATACTGCATGAACATGTCAGATAGGGTTGCCATCATCAAGGGCACTTACGAGTCAGAGGAGGagtgggaagagcagagagaggagaggaagaagtcCATGGAGTTGACCCCACCGTAG